One Hordeum vulgare subsp. vulgare chromosome 4H, MorexV3_pseudomolecules_assembly, whole genome shotgun sequence DNA window includes the following coding sequences:
- the LOC123449178 gene encoding actin-depolymerizing factor 5, with protein sequence MAMAYKMATEGMNIKEECKRWFTEMKWKKVHRFVVYKIDERTRAVLVDKVGGPGEGYEELVAALPTDDCRYAVFDFDFVSVDNCQKSKIFFIAWSPAASRIRAKILYATSKQGLRRVLDGVHYEVQATDPSEMGFDVIRERAQ encoded by the exons ATGGCAATGGCTTACAAGATG GCGACGGAGGGGATGAACATCAAGGAGGAGTGCAAGCGGTGGTTCACGGAGATGAAGTGGAAGAAGGTGCACCGCTTCGTGGTCTACAAGATCGACGAGCGCACGCGCGCCGTGCTGGTGGACAAGGTGGGCGGCCCCGGGGAGGGGTacgaggagctcgtcgccgcgCTGCCCACCGACGACTGCCGCTACGCCGTCTTCGACTTCGACTTCGTCTCCGTCGACAACtgccagaagagcaagatcttctTCATCGCATG GTCGCCGGCGGCGTCGAGGATACGGGCCAAGATTCTGTACGCGACGTCGAAGCAAGGCCTGCGGCGGGTGCTGGACGGGGTCCACTACGAGGTGCAGGCCACCGACCCCTCCGAGATGGGCTTCGACGTCATCAGGGAGCGCGCGCAATGA